Proteins found in one Mangifera indica cultivar Alphonso chromosome 15, CATAS_Mindica_2.1, whole genome shotgun sequence genomic segment:
- the LOC123197477 gene encoding probable protein S-acyltransferase 1, which produces MSKNNAQVHSFSGEIDGTSLPKPKTTRLYKIWKGNNKFFCGGRLICGPDASSLVLTSIMIGGPAMAFCFKMLLLIYRGNPVYHYLVLIGAFVLTTLVGFVFSFLFLTSGRDPGIIPRNVRPPELDNSFGKITQSTEWVNNKALNLRLPRTKDLIINGLSIRVKFCDTCLLYRPPRASHCSICNNCVQKFDHHCPWVGQCIGIRNYPFFICFISTSTFLCLYVFFFSWMNVLRKEGNLLTVMSEDILSVALIIYCFVTVWFVGGLTVFHIYLMCSNQTTYENFRYRYDKKQNPFNNGMRKNLKEIFFSKVPPSMINFRDWTTENDVSVIGSFRSEYSEDFINPKEKFDQEMGKSGKDVDSRIPRIFQNLDFNGIDGNLKKAGNGTATFDPFLAPTRAPKYAPQYSTDKRTH; this is translated from the exons ATGAGTAAGAACAATGCTCAGGTTCATTCTTTTTCCGGTGAAATTGATGGTACGTCTCTTCCCAAACCCAAAACCACCAGGCTCTATAAGATTTGGAAGGGTAacaat AAATTTTTTTGTGGTGGGAGACTTATTTGTGGTCCAGATGCATCATCCTTAGTTTTAACGTCAATTATGATTGGAGGTCCTGCAATGGCGTTTTGCTTCAAAATGTTATTGTTAATCTACCGGGGAAATCCTGTTTATCACTACCTGGTATTGATTGGAGCCTTTGTTCTTACAACTTTGGTGGGTTTT gttttttcttttctcttcctaaCCTCTGGTAGGGATCCTGGGATAATCCCAAGGAATGTACGTCCACCTGAACTGGATAATTCATTTggaaaaattactcaatcaacAGAGTGGGTTAACAACAAAGCTCTTAATTTGAGATTGCCTCGGACTAaggatttaattattaatggCCTATCAATTAGAGTTAAGTTCTGTGACACGTGTTTGTTGTATCGGCCACCAAGAGCTTCTCATTGCTCAATCTGCAACAACTGTGTTCAGAAGTTTGATCATCACTGTCCATGGGTGGGACAATGCATCGGAATA CGCAATTATCCattcttcatttgttttataTCAACCTCGACATTCTTGTGCCTAtatgtctttttcttttcttggatGAACGTCTTACGTAAGGAAGGCAATTTGTTGACGGTCATGTCTGAAGATATTTTATCAGTTGCTCTCATAATATATTGCTTTGTAACTGTTTGGTTCGTTGGTGGGCTTACGGTTTTTCACATTTATCTCATGTGCTCCAACCAG ACAACTTATGAAAATTTTCGGTACCGGTATGATAAGAAGCAAAACCCCTTCAATAACGGGATGCGAAAGAATCTTAAAGAAATTTTCTTCTCAAAGGTCCCACCTTCAATGATTAATTTCCGAGATTGGACAACAGAAAATGATGTTTCAGTAATTGGATCTTTTCGTTCAGAATATAGTGAAGACTTCATTaatccaaaagaaaaatttGACCAAGAAATGGGGAAGAGTGGGAAGGATGTGGATAGCCGCATACcaaggatttttcaaaatttggattttaatgGTATTGATGGTAATTTGAAGAAGGCAGGAAATGGCACTGCTACATTTGATCCATTTTTGGCACCTACTCGAGCACCAAAATATGCACCACAGTACTCCACCGATAAGAGGACACATTAG
- the LOC123197963 gene encoding alpha-L-arabinofuranosidase 1-like produces MAASKVPCSVILLCFFLGTCLLSQCFAIGVDVNQTARLFVNASQSRPIPDTLFGIFFEEINHAGAGGLWAELVSNRGFEAGGQNVPSNIDPWFIIGDDSSIIVSTDRSSCFERNKIALRMEVLCDSQGSNVCPTRGVGVYNPGFWGMDIKQGETYKIVFYIRSLGSVNLSLSLTSSDGLQTLATARILASASEVSNWTKVESLLEAKESNHNSRLQLTTTNKGLIWIDQVSAMPLDTHKGHGFRNELVQMLVDISPRFIRFPGGCFVEGEWLRNAFRWKDSIGPWEERPGHFGDVWMYWTDDGLGYYEFLQLSEDIGALPIWVFNNGVSHQDEVDTSSVLPFIQEALDGIEFARGDPNSTWGSVRAALGHPEPFDLRYVAIGNEDCGKKNYRGNYLRFYTAIKLAYPDIGIISNCDGSSHQLDHPADFYDFHVYTSASSLFSMVHQFDRTSRDGPKAFVSEYAVTGKDAGKGSLLAALAEAGFLLGLEKNSDVVSMASYAPLFVNANDRRWNPDSIVFNSSHVYGTPSYWVQQFFVESSGATLLNATLQTNSSSSIIASAIAWQNSEDEKDYLRIKVVNFGSTSVKLNISVIGLDPNTLKLSGSTKTVLTSNNLMDENSFKEPNKVVPNRTLLENGGKDMDVVISPYSFTSFDLLKESVPLKTEETDQFLRSSI; encoded by the exons ATGGCTGCTAGCAAAGTCCCTTGTAGTGTTATTTTGCTCTGCTTCTTCCTTGGAACTTGTTTGCTATCTCAATGTTTTGCCATTGGTGTTGATGTGAACCAGACGGCAAGACTGTTTGTAAATGCTTCTCAGAGCCGGCCAATACCTGATACTCTATTTGGAATATTCTTTGAG GAGATCAACCATGCAGGTGCTGGTGGGCTGTGGGCAGAGCTTGTGAGCAACAGAG GTTTTGAAGCTGGGGGCCAAAATGTTCCCTCAAATATTGATCCGTGGTTTATTATCGGAGATGATTCATCTATAATTGTTTCAACGGACCGTTCATCATGCTTTGAGCGAAACAAGATTGCACTTCGAATGGAGGTGCTTTGTGATAGCCAAGGCAGCAATGTTTGTCCAACCAGAGGAGTTGGTGTTTATAATCCAGGATTCTGGGGCATG GATATCAAACAAGGCGAGACctacaaaattgttttttatatccGTTCTTTGGGATCAGTTAATCTATCTTTGTCACTGACAAGCTCAGATGGGTTGCAAACACTAGCTACTGCCAGAATTCT AGCTTCAGCTTCTGAAGTTTCAAACTGGACAAAAGTGGAGAGTTTGTTGGAAGCCAAGGAATCAAATCATAACTCAAGACTGCAACTGACAACTACCAATAAAGGGCTGATATGGATTGATCAAGTATCAGCCATGCCTTTGGACACCCACAAG GGACATGGTTTTCGAAATGAGCTTGTTCAAATGCTTGTTGATATCAGTCCTCGATTCATCAGATTTCCAG GTGGATGTTTTGTTGAAGGTGAATGGTTAAGAAATGCATTTCGTTGGAAAGACAGTATCGGACCTTGGGAGGAGAGGCCTGGACACTTTGGTGATGTTTGGATGTATTGGACAGATGATGGACTAGGTTATTATGAGTTTCTTCAA CTATCTGAAGACATTGGTGCATTGCCGATATGGGTGTTTAACAATG GAGTCAGTCATCAAGATGAAGTTGATACTTCGAGTGTCCTACCATTTATTCAG GAAGCCCTTGATGGTATTGAGTTTGCAAGAGGTGACCCAAACTCTACATGGGGGTCTGTGAGGGCAGCACTGGGACACCCTGAAccttttgacttgagatatgtTGCTATTGGAAATGAAGATTGCGGGAAAAAGAACTATAGGG GAAACTACCTCAGGTTTTATACAGCTATAAAACTTGCTTATCCAGACATAGGAATAATTTCAAACTGTGATGGATCTTCTCATCAGTTGGACCATCCTGCTGATTTCTATGATTTTCAT GTTTATACATCTGCCAGTAGCTTGTTCTCTATGGTTCATCAATTTGACCGTACATCACGTGACGGTCCAAAG GCTTTTGTTAGTGAATATGCTGTGACAGGAAAAGATGCTGGCAAGGGAAGCCTTTTGGCCGCACTTGCTGAAGCTGGGTTCCTTCTTGGTCTAGAAAAGAACAG TGATGTTGTTTCAATGGCAAGCTATGCACCACTTTTTGTGAATGCCAATGACAGGAG GTGGAATCCAGATTCAATTGTCTTTAACTCCTCTCATGTCTATGGAACCCCTAGCTATTGGGTCCAACAATTTTTTGTGGAGTCAAGTGGTGCAACTCTTCTAAATGCGACTCTCCAAACTAATTCCTCTAGTTCAATTATTGCTTCTGCAATTGCTTGGCAAAATTCAGAGGATGAGAAAGATTACTTGAGAATAAAG GTTGTCAATTTTGGGAGCACTTCTGTAAAGCTCAATATATCTGTGATTGGGTTGGACCCAAACACCCTAAAGTTATCTGGATCGACGAAGACTGTTCTCACATCTAATAATTTAATGGATGAGAATTCCTTCAAGGAGCCAAACAAG GTGGTGCCAAATCGCACACTACTTGAGAATGGGGGCAAGGACATGGATGTTGTAATCTCTCCATATTCATTCACTTCATTCGATTTGTTAAAGGAATCAGTCCCTCTCAAAACGGAAGAAACTGATCAATTCTTAAGATCCTCTATCTAA